A single window of Streptomyces cathayae DNA harbors:
- a CDS encoding P1 family peptidase, whose protein sequence is MTVDALTDVAGVRVGHATRSGGGLLTGTTVVLAPEGGAVAAVDVRGGGPGTKETDALDPRNLVQRVEAVVLTGGSAYGLDAASGVMAWLEERGRGVRVGPEPAHVVPVVPAACVFDLGRGGDFRARPDAATGRAAVEAAAATAPGARVPEGCVGAGTGAVVGAVKGGVGTASRVLDSGITVAALVVANAAGAVTDPETGVLYGELFQGGRVRHPDPEVHEAALRRLADLAELSGPPPLNTTLAVVATDADLSKAQAQKLAGTAHDGIARAVRPVHLLNDGDTVFALATGTRPLDAAPLALNAILAAGADLVTRAIVRAVRAAESVDGPGGVWPSYRELYGAADTWTRGGSDGRTGADR, encoded by the coding sequence ATGACAGTTGACGCGCTCACAGATGTGGCCGGCGTTCGCGTGGGGCACGCGACCCGCTCCGGCGGCGGCCTGCTCACCGGCACCACGGTCGTGCTCGCGCCCGAGGGCGGTGCCGTGGCCGCCGTGGACGTACGCGGCGGCGGTCCCGGCACGAAGGAGACCGACGCGCTCGATCCCCGCAACCTCGTGCAGAGGGTCGAGGCGGTCGTCCTGACCGGCGGCAGTGCCTACGGACTCGACGCGGCCTCCGGGGTGATGGCCTGGCTGGAGGAGCGGGGCCGCGGAGTCCGCGTCGGACCGGAACCCGCCCACGTGGTGCCGGTGGTGCCGGCCGCCTGCGTCTTCGACCTGGGCCGGGGCGGCGACTTCCGGGCCCGTCCGGACGCGGCCACCGGGCGGGCCGCGGTGGAGGCGGCAGCGGCGACCGCACCGGGGGCACGGGTGCCGGAGGGATGCGTGGGCGCCGGCACGGGGGCCGTGGTCGGAGCGGTGAAGGGCGGGGTCGGCACCGCGAGCAGGGTGCTGGATTCGGGGATCACGGTGGCCGCGCTGGTGGTGGCCAACGCGGCGGGCGCGGTGACGGATCCGGAAACAGGGGTGCTGTACGGGGAGTTGTTCCAGGGTGGCCGGGTCCGTCATCCGGACCCGGAGGTGCACGAGGCGGCGCTCCGGCGGCTCGCCGACCTCGCCGAGCTGAGCGGTCCTCCCCCGCTCAACACCACACTCGCGGTGGTCGCCACCGACGCGGACCTGTCCAAGGCCCAGGCGCAGAAGCTGGCCGGTACCGCGCACGACGGCATCGCGCGGGCGGTGCGGCCGGTGCATCTGCTCAACGACGGGGACACGGTGTTCGCCCTCGCCACGGGCACCCGCCCGCTCGACGCCGCCCCCCTCGCTCTGAACGCGATCCTCGCGGCCGGCGCCGACCTGGTGACGCGCGCGATCGTACGGGCCGTGCGCGCGGCCGAGTCGGTGGACGGGCCGGGCGGAGTCTGGCCGTCGTACCGGGAGTTGTACGGCGCGGCGGACACGTGGACACGCGGAGGGAGCGACGGGCGAACCGGCGCCGACCGGTGA
- the mscL gene encoding large conductance mechanosensitive channel protein MscL → MSEKNEPSIWQGFKAFLMRGNVVDLAVAVVIGAAFTNIVNSVVKGVINPLVGAFGTQDLDSYSSCLKGPCEGTGDAATGVSILWGSVLGSTLQFVITAAVVYFLMVLPMARYLARVEARRKAKEGTREIVEISELEVLKEIRDELVAQRGSINGGR, encoded by the coding sequence GTGAGCGAGAAGAACGAACCGAGCATCTGGCAGGGCTTCAAGGCCTTCCTGATGCGCGGGAACGTCGTCGATCTGGCGGTGGCCGTGGTCATCGGCGCGGCCTTCACCAACATCGTCAACTCGGTGGTGAAGGGCGTGATCAATCCGCTGGTCGGCGCCTTCGGCACCCAGGACCTGGACAGCTACAGCTCGTGCCTGAAGGGCCCCTGCGAGGGCACCGGAGACGCCGCGACGGGGGTCAGCATCCTGTGGGGCTCGGTCCTCGGCTCGACGCTCCAGTTCGTGATCACGGCCGCTGTCGTCTACTTCCTGATGGTGCTGCCGATGGCTCGCTACCTGGCCCGGGTGGAGGCCCGCAGGAAGGCGAAGGAAGGCACCCGGGAGATCGTCGAGATCTCCGAGCTGGAGGTGCTCAAGGAGATCCGCGACGAGCTGGTCGCACAGCGCGGCTCGATCAACGGCGGGCGATAG
- a CDS encoding RcpC/CpaB family pilus assembly protein, protein MPHFAPVRVRDGLLWSGRLVRHRRRAAAVGLAVTAVALVAAGPRETDRSRGHPDGASGTRVTSASAASADGSTGDRAAGTRPAGDRVTAPVRIADAATVRLLRPGDRVDVIAAGERGAGGAAGGGARVVARGARVTEVPEPPETPDAGGALVVLSVPRATAAELAGASTTARLAVTLG, encoded by the coding sequence GTGCCGCACTTCGCGCCGGTGCGGGTGCGTGACGGTCTGCTGTGGTCCGGCCGGCTCGTCCGGCACCGGCGGCGGGCCGCGGCGGTCGGCCTCGCCGTCACGGCGGTGGCGCTGGTGGCGGCGGGCCCACGGGAGACGGACCGGTCCCGCGGGCATCCGGACGGCGCTTCGGGCACGCGGGTCACGTCGGCGTCGGCCGCCTCGGCGGACGGGTCCACGGGAGACCGTGCCGCAGGGACCCGGCCTGCGGGCGACCGGGTCACGGCACCGGTGCGGATCGCCGACGCCGCCACGGTGCGGCTGCTGCGGCCGGGCGACCGGGTCGACGTCATCGCTGCCGGGGAGCGGGGCGCGGGCGGTGCGGCCGGCGGTGGAGCCCGCGTGGTCGCGCGGGGAGCACGGGTCACAGAGGTGCCGGAGCCGCCGGAGACCCCGGACGCGGGCGGGGCCCTGGTGGTGCTGTCGGTTCCGCGTGCCACCGCTGCCGAGCTGGCGGGCGCGAGCACCACGGCACGGCTGGCGGTGACGCTGGGGTGA
- a CDS encoding S-methyl-5'-thioadenosine phosphorylase: MVHKANAEIGVIGGSGFYSFLDDVTEVRVDTPYGAPSDSLFLGELAGRRVAFLPRHGRGHHLPPHRINYRANLWALRSVGARQVLGPCAVGGLRPEYGPGTLLVPDQFVDRTKSRVGTYFDGLPLPDGTVPNVVHVSPADPYCPTGRAAALKSARGRDWEPVDGGTLVVVEGPRFSTRAESSWHRAQGWSVVGMTGHPEAMLARELELCYTSLTLVTDLDAGAETGEGVSHDEVLRVFAANVDRLRNVLFDTVAALPATEERDCLCASALGGMDPGFALP, encoded by the coding sequence ATGGTGCACAAGGCGAACGCCGAGATCGGCGTGATCGGCGGCTCCGGTTTCTACTCCTTCCTCGACGACGTGACCGAGGTCCGGGTGGACACCCCGTACGGGGCGCCCAGCGACTCCCTCTTCCTCGGCGAGCTGGCCGGCCGGCGGGTCGCCTTCCTCCCCCGGCACGGACGCGGCCACCATCTGCCGCCGCACCGGATCAACTACCGGGCCAACCTGTGGGCACTCAGGTCGGTCGGCGCCCGCCAGGTGCTCGGACCGTGCGCGGTGGGCGGGCTGCGGCCCGAGTACGGACCGGGGACGCTGCTGGTCCCGGACCAGTTCGTGGACCGTACGAAGTCCCGGGTCGGCACGTACTTCGACGGGCTGCCGCTGCCCGACGGCACGGTGCCGAACGTCGTGCACGTGTCGCCGGCCGACCCCTACTGCCCCACCGGCCGGGCGGCCGCCCTGAAGTCGGCGCGCGGACGGGACTGGGAACCGGTGGACGGCGGCACGCTGGTCGTGGTCGAGGGGCCGCGCTTCTCCACCCGCGCCGAATCGTCGTGGCACCGGGCGCAGGGCTGGTCGGTGGTGGGCATGACCGGCCATCCCGAGGCAATGCTCGCCCGTGAGCTGGAGCTCTGCTACACGTCCCTGACCCTGGTCACCGACCTCGACGCCGGCGCCGAGACCGGCGAGGGCGTCTCGCACGACGAGGTGCTGCGGGTGTTCGCGGCGAACGTGGACCGCCTGCGGAACGTGCTCTTCGACACGGTGGCGGCGCTGCCCGCCACCGAGGAGCGGGACTGCCTGTGCGCCTCGGCACTGGGCGGGATGGACCCGGGGTTCGCGCTGCCGTAG
- a CDS encoding FmdB family zinc ribbon protein: protein MPTYQYQCTECGEGLEAVQKFTDDALTECPNCQGRLKKVFSAVGIVFKGSGFYRNDSRGSSSSSTPAASKSSDSSTSSSSSSSSSSSGSASSSSGSSSGPSTGSSSTTAA, encoded by the coding sequence GTGCCCACCTATCAGTACCAGTGCACCGAGTGCGGCGAGGGCCTCGAGGCGGTGCAGAAGTTCACCGACGACGCTCTGACCGAGTGCCCGAACTGCCAGGGCCGCCTGAAGAAGGTGTTCTCGGCGGTCGGCATTGTCTTCAAGGGCTCCGGCTTCTACCGCAACGACAGCCGGGGCTCCTCGTCGAGCAGCACCCCGGCGGCGTCGAAGTCGTCCGACTCCTCGACGAGCTCGTCGTCGTCCTCGTCGTCTTCCTCCTCGGGCTCGGCGTCGTCCTCCTCGGGCTCGAGCTCGGGCCCGTCGACCGGCTCCAGCAGCACCACCGCCGCGTAG
- a CDS encoding MFS transporter, protein MASTVTTSKDSAATSRPGYGRLLRTRGAWTFLLPGFAARQPFAMLTLSIVLLVQHTTGSYGAAGAVAAATGVSMALFAPFSGRLADRHGQRAVLVPGVLLHTLSALALTALALTDAPLWALFVAAVPTGASVPQIGPMVRARWGVKLKDSPLMTTAAAFESVTDELTFVVGPLLATALCTAVNPAAGLVTEAALTLVGGLLFAAQKGTQPEVAAGGHARVQHASALRVPGVRVLIVTFLGIGSVFGGMQVSLAAYTESIGEPGLNGVLYGVFAAGNMLSGIACGAIAWKVAPQRRLVVGYAALAVSASALWTAQSSLLLAALGLLVGMCIAPALITGFTMVDDLVPAGARTEAFTWLTGAVALGQAAAVTVAGQFEDRLWDGSGFLVPMGGTVLALVTLLALRSRLVPAPHGRTVARGVGHRSPVTVD, encoded by the coding sequence GTGGCATCCACGGTCACCACGTCGAAGGACTCCGCGGCCACCTCCCGTCCGGGATACGGCCGCTTGCTGCGCACCCGCGGCGCCTGGACGTTCCTGCTCCCCGGTTTCGCGGCACGCCAGCCGTTCGCGATGCTCACCCTCTCCATCGTGCTGCTGGTGCAGCACACCACCGGTTCCTACGGCGCGGCCGGCGCCGTCGCGGCGGCCACCGGTGTCTCCATGGCCCTGTTCGCGCCCTTCAGCGGCCGGCTCGCCGACCGCCACGGGCAGCGCGCCGTACTCGTCCCCGGTGTGCTGCTGCACACCCTGTCCGCGCTGGCCCTGACCGCGCTGGCGCTGACCGACGCCCCGCTGTGGGCACTGTTCGTCGCGGCCGTTCCCACCGGCGCCTCGGTGCCCCAGATCGGGCCCATGGTGCGCGCCCGCTGGGGCGTCAAGCTCAAGGACTCCCCGCTGATGACCACCGCGGCGGCCTTCGAGTCCGTCACCGACGAGTTGACCTTCGTCGTCGGACCGCTGCTGGCCACCGCCCTGTGCACGGCCGTGAACCCGGCCGCGGGCCTGGTCACCGAGGCCGCGCTGACCCTGGTCGGCGGTCTGCTGTTCGCCGCGCAGAAGGGCACCCAGCCCGAGGTCGCCGCCGGCGGGCACGCGCGCGTGCAGCACGCCTCCGCCCTGCGCGTCCCCGGGGTGCGCGTGCTGATCGTCACCTTCCTGGGCATCGGGTCCGTCTTCGGCGGCATGCAGGTGTCGCTGGCCGCGTACACCGAGTCGATCGGCGAACCCGGTCTGAACGGCGTCCTGTACGGCGTCTTCGCCGCGGGCAACATGCTCTCCGGCATCGCCTGCGGCGCCATCGCCTGGAAGGTCGCCCCGCAGCGGCGCCTCGTCGTCGGGTACGCGGCGCTCGCGGTGAGCGCGTCCGCCCTGTGGACCGCCCAGTCGTCGCTGCTCCTCGCAGCGCTCGGGCTCCTGGTCGGCATGTGCATCGCGCCCGCCCTGATCACCGGTTTCACCATGGTCGACGACCTGGTTCCGGCGGGGGCCCGCACCGAGGCCTTCACCTGGCTGACCGGCGCGGTGGCACTCGGTCAGGCGGCCGCGGTCACCGTCGCCGGACAGTTCGAGGACCGCCTGTGGGACGGCTCCGGTTTCCTGGTGCCGATGGGCGGTACGGTGCTCGCCCTGGTGACCCTGCTGGCGCTGCGGTCACGGCTGGTGCCGGCCCCGCACGGACGCACCGTCGCACGTGGCGTGGGTCACCGCTCGCCCGTCACAGTGGACTGA
- a CDS encoding potassium/proton antiporter, producing the protein MSQGRERPLTVHHLNQLLLVCSLILLVAVAAVRISSRSGLPSLLVYLGIGVAIGQDGIGHVQFDNAELTQVFGYAALVVILAEGGLGTKWAETRPVLPASAALATVGVAVSVGVTATAAHFLVGLEWRQALIVGAVVSSTDAAAVFSVLRRIPLPPRVTGTLEAESGFNDAPVVILVLAFSTAGPIEHWYILLGEITLELAIGAAVGLAVGWLGAWGLRHVALPASGLYPIAVMAIAVTAYAAGAMAHGSGFLAVYLAAMVLGNARLPHWPATRGFAEGLGWIAQIGMFVLLGLLVSPHELGDDIVPALLIGLVLTVVARPLSVVLCLLPFRVPWQEQTLMSWAGLRGAVPIILATIPMVEGVEGSRRIFNIVFVLVVVYTLVQGPTLPWLAGKLRLGTGTEAADLGIESAPLERLRGHLLSVDIPQESKMHGVEVAELRLPKGAAVTLVVRGGTSFVPLPTTMLRHGDELLVVATDPVRDATERRLRAVGQGGKLADWLGIDGEDPKR; encoded by the coding sequence GTGAGCCAGGGAAGGGAACGGCCGCTGACTGTCCACCACCTCAACCAGCTCCTGCTCGTCTGCTCGCTGATCCTGCTCGTCGCCGTCGCAGCGGTCCGGATCTCCTCGCGCAGCGGGCTCCCCAGCCTGCTCGTCTATCTCGGCATCGGCGTCGCCATCGGCCAGGACGGCATCGGCCACGTCCAGTTCGACAACGCCGAGCTGACGCAGGTCTTCGGGTACGCGGCCCTGGTGGTGATCCTGGCCGAGGGCGGTCTGGGCACCAAGTGGGCGGAGACCAGACCCGTCCTGCCCGCCTCCGCCGCGCTCGCGACCGTCGGCGTCGCGGTGAGCGTCGGGGTCACCGCGACGGCCGCGCACTTCCTGGTCGGTCTGGAGTGGCGGCAGGCCCTCATCGTCGGCGCGGTGGTGTCCTCGACCGACGCGGCGGCCGTCTTCTCCGTACTGCGGCGCATTCCGCTCCCCCCACGCGTGACGGGCACCCTGGAGGCCGAGTCCGGCTTCAACGACGCCCCCGTGGTCATCCTGGTGCTCGCCTTCTCCACGGCCGGCCCGATCGAGCACTGGTACATCCTGCTCGGCGAGATCACCCTGGAACTGGCCATCGGCGCCGCCGTCGGACTCGCGGTGGGCTGGCTGGGCGCCTGGGGGCTCCGGCACGTGGCACTGCCCGCCTCCGGCCTCTACCCGATCGCCGTCATGGCCATCGCCGTCACCGCCTACGCGGCGGGCGCCATGGCCCACGGCAGCGGCTTCCTCGCCGTCTACCTCGCCGCGATGGTGCTGGGCAACGCCAGACTGCCGCACTGGCCCGCCACCCGCGGCTTCGCCGAGGGGCTCGGCTGGATCGCCCAGATCGGCATGTTCGTCCTGCTCGGTCTGCTGGTCTCCCCGCACGAACTGGGCGACGACATCGTGCCCGCGCTGCTCATCGGGCTGGTGCTGACCGTGGTGGCCCGTCCGCTGAGCGTCGTGCTGTGCCTGCTGCCGTTCCGGGTGCCCTGGCAGGAGCAGACGCTGATGTCGTGGGCGGGACTGCGCGGCGCCGTGCCCATCATCCTGGCGACGATTCCGATGGTGGAGGGCGTCGAGGGCAGCCGGAGGATCTTCAACATCGTCTTCGTCCTGGTCGTCGTCTACACCCTCGTCCAGGGGCCGACGCTGCCGTGGCTGGCCGGCAAGCTGCGGCTCGGCACGGGTACGGAGGCCGCCGACCTGGGCATCGAGTCGGCGCCCCTGGAACGGCTGCGCGGGCATCTGCTGTCGGTCGACATCCCTCAGGAGTCGAAGATGCACGGTGTGGAGGTCGCCGAACTCCGGCTGCCGAAAGGGGCGGCCGTCACACTCGTCGTGCGCGGGGGCACCTCGTTCGTCCCGCTGCCGACGACGATGCTGCGGCACGGGGACGAACTCCTCGTCGTCGCCACCGACCCGGTCCGGGACGCCACCGAACGCCGCCTGCGCGCGGTGGGCCAGGGCGGCAAGCTGGCCGACTGGCTGGGCATCGACGGCGAGGACCCGAAGCGCTGA
- a CDS encoding penicillin acylase family protein has product MPTDTTASTGQQPVKSGRKRGRKARLLVFVLVLALIGGVAYGAYWSIGTVRASFPQTKGSITLKGLSGPVDVKRDGHGIPQIYASSDEDLFMAQGYVQAQDRFYEMDVRRHMTSGRLSEMFGESQIENDEFLRTLGWDRVAKQEYEKKLSPATKKYLDAYAKGVNAYLEGKEGADISLEYAALGFTNDYTPGPWTPVDSVAWLKAMAWDLRGNMQDEIDRALLTSRLGPEQIADLYPAYPYGRNKPVVQEGQYNELTGAYESGGGESGTGDGTGTGDGTGTGIGGDGTGVGTDPGTGAGTGGAEGASGAVGTGGGGLESQLSGLQEVLQNLPTAVGVNGDGIGSNSWVVSGDHTVTGEPLLANDPHLSASLPSVWYQMGLHCRSVSAACQYDVTGFTFAGMPGVIIGHNADVAWGLTNSGVDVTDLYLEKITGEGYQYDGKVVPFKAREETIKVAGGASRKIIVRETGNGPLLSDRSPELVRTGKKATVDSAAPDRGDGYGVSLRWTALEAGRTMDAVFAMNRAKNWDDFREAATLFEVPSQNLVYADTEGHIGYTLPGRIPTRAKNHDGSVPAPGWNSEYRWTDWIDQDALPYEFDPDRGYIVTANQAVVDPDAYPYTLTTDWGYGARSQRINDLIQSKIKDGGKISTDDMRQMQLDNSSGIAKLLVPELLKIDVKDPEVRKAQKLLEGWDYTQDADSAAAAYFNSVWRNVLKLGFGHKLPKELRVKGQCLWVDPVNPTGPADESAKVRECGMREADQAQPDGGDRWFEVVRTLMEKEDSAWWTTPKAGAREGAENRDELFRRAMIDARWELTAKLGKDIDTWSWGRLHRLFLKNQTLGTSGPDVLQYVLNRGPWKLGGGEATVNATGWNAAGGYGVVWVPSMRMVVNLGDLDKSRWINLSGASGHAYSSHYVDQTDKWAEGELLEWAYSDKAVEGSTSDTLLLKP; this is encoded by the coding sequence ATGCCCACCGACACCACCGCCTCCACGGGTCAGCAACCCGTCAAGTCCGGCCGGAAAAGGGGGCGCAAAGCCCGTCTGCTCGTGTTCGTCCTGGTGCTGGCCCTGATCGGCGGTGTCGCCTACGGGGCGTACTGGTCGATCGGCACCGTGCGTGCCTCCTTCCCGCAGACCAAGGGATCGATCACGCTCAAGGGCCTGTCGGGTCCCGTCGACGTCAAACGCGACGGCCACGGCATCCCGCAGATCTACGCCTCCTCCGACGAGGACCTGTTCATGGCGCAGGGCTACGTCCAGGCGCAGGACCGGTTCTACGAGATGGACGTGCGCCGGCACATGACCTCCGGGCGCCTGTCGGAGATGTTCGGCGAGAGCCAGATCGAGAACGACGAGTTCCTGCGCACCCTGGGCTGGGACCGGGTCGCGAAGCAGGAGTACGAGAAGAAGCTCTCCCCCGCCACGAAGAAGTACCTCGACGCCTACGCCAAGGGGGTCAACGCCTACCTGGAGGGCAAGGAGGGCGCGGACATCTCCCTGGAGTACGCGGCGCTGGGCTTCACCAACGACTACACGCCCGGACCGTGGACCCCGGTGGACTCCGTGGCCTGGCTGAAGGCGATGGCCTGGGACCTGCGCGGCAACATGCAGGACGAGATCGACCGCGCCCTGCTGACCAGCCGGCTGGGCCCCGAGCAGATCGCCGACCTGTACCCGGCGTATCCGTACGGCCGGAACAAGCCGGTGGTCCAGGAGGGCCAGTACAACGAGCTGACCGGGGCCTACGAGTCGGGCGGCGGCGAGAGCGGCACGGGCGACGGGACCGGGACCGGCGACGGAACCGGAACCGGCATCGGCGGTGACGGCACCGGCGTGGGCACCGACCCGGGCACGGGTGCGGGCACCGGCGGTGCGGAGGGCGCGTCCGGTGCCGTCGGGACCGGCGGGGGCGGTCTGGAGAGCCAGCTGTCGGGGCTCCAGGAGGTCCTGCAGAACCTGCCCACGGCCGTCGGCGTCAACGGCGACGGCATCGGCTCCAACTCCTGGGTGGTTTCCGGCGATCACACCGTCACCGGTGAGCCGCTGCTGGCCAACGATCCGCACCTGTCGGCCTCGCTGCCGTCCGTCTGGTACCAGATGGGCCTGCACTGCCGCAGCGTCTCCGCCGCCTGCCAGTACGACGTCACCGGCTTCACCTTCGCGGGCATGCCCGGCGTGATAATCGGCCACAACGCGGACGTCGCCTGGGGCCTGACCAACTCCGGTGTCGACGTCACCGACCTCTACCTGGAGAAGATCACCGGCGAGGGCTACCAGTACGACGGCAAGGTGGTGCCCTTCAAGGCGCGCGAGGAGACCATCAAGGTCGCCGGCGGCGCGTCGCGGAAGATCATCGTCAGGGAGACCGGCAACGGCCCGCTGCTCTCCGACCGTTCCCCCGAGCTGGTGCGGACCGGGAAGAAGGCCACCGTCGACTCCGCCGCGCCCGACCGGGGCGACGGCTACGGTGTCTCGCTGCGCTGGACCGCGCTGGAGGCGGGCCGCACCATGGACGCCGTCTTCGCGATGAACCGCGCGAAGAACTGGGACGACTTCCGCGAGGCGGCCACCCTCTTCGAGGTGCCCTCGCAGAACCTCGTCTACGCGGACACCGAGGGCCACATCGGCTACACCCTGCCGGGCAGGATCCCCACCCGCGCGAAGAACCACGACGGCTCCGTCCCGGCACCCGGCTGGAACTCGGAGTACCGCTGGACCGACTGGATAGACCAGGACGCGCTGCCCTACGAGTTCGACCCCGACCGCGGCTACATCGTCACCGCCAACCAGGCCGTGGTCGACCCCGACGCGTACCCGTACACCCTGACCACCGACTGGGGCTACGGCGCCCGCAGCCAGCGGATCAACGATCTGATCCAGTCGAAGATCAAGGACGGCGGCAAGATCTCCACCGACGACATGCGGCAGATGCAGCTCGACAACAGCAGCGGTATCGCCAAGCTGCTGGTGCCCGAACTGCTCAAGATCGACGTCAAGGACCCGGAGGTCCGCAAGGCGCAGAAGCTGCTGGAGGGCTGGGACTACACCCAGGACGCCGACTCCGCGGCCGCCGCCTACTTCAACTCCGTCTGGCGCAACGTCCTCAAGCTCGGCTTCGGCCACAAGCTGCCCAAGGAGCTGCGGGTCAAGGGCCAGTGCCTGTGGGTCGACCCGGTCAACCCCACCGGGCCCGCCGACGAGAGCGCCAAGGTGCGCGAGTGCGGCATGCGCGAGGCCGACCAGGCCCAGCCCGACGGCGGCGACCGCTGGTTCGAGGTGGTCCGCACGCTGATGGAGAAGGAGGACAGCGCCTGGTGGACGACCCCGAAGGCGGGCGCACGCGAGGGCGCGGAGAACCGCGACGAGCTGTTCAGGCGCGCCATGATCGACGCCCGCTGGGAGCTCACCGCCAAGCTCGGCAAGGACATCGACACCTGGAGCTGGGGCCGGCTGCACCGCCTGTTCCTGAAGAACCAGACCCTGGGCACCTCCGGCCCCGACGTCCTGCAGTACGTCCTCAACCGCGGCCCCTGGAAGCTCGGCGGCGGCGAGGCCACGGTCAACGCGACCGGCTGGAACGCCGCGGGCGGCTACGGGGTGGTGTGGGTGCCGTCGATGCGGATGGTGGTCAACCTCGGCGACCTCGACAAGTCGCGGTGGATCAACCTCTCCGGCGCCTCCGGCCACGCCTACAGCTCCCACTACGTCGACCAGACGGACAAGTGGGCCGAGGGCGAACTGCTGGAGTGGGCGTACTCGGACAAGGCGGTCGAGGGCAGCACCAGCGACACGCTGCTGCTCAAGCCCTGA
- a CDS encoding 5-formyltetrahydrofolate cyclo-ligase: protein MRHDGRANDSDKRAWRREILLARNRLTADDVRDAATALADRALGLPELAHARTVAAYVSVGSEPGTLALLDALRAGGTRVLLPALLPDNDLDWGAYTGQDSLTRVRHGGRMALLEPAGERLGPDAVTGADAVLLPGLAVDSRGMRLGRGGGSYDRVLARLERAGAHPALVVLLYDTEVVERVPEEPHDRPVHAVVTPSGVRRFG, encoded by the coding sequence TTGAGACACGACGGTCGCGCGAACGATTCTGACAAGCGGGCATGGCGACGGGAAATCCTCCTGGCGAGGAACAGGTTGACGGCGGATGACGTGCGGGATGCCGCGACCGCGTTGGCCGACCGCGCGCTCGGACTGCCCGAACTGGCGCACGCGCGCACGGTGGCGGCATACGTCTCCGTGGGAAGCGAACCCGGCACGCTCGCACTGCTCGACGCGCTGCGCGCGGGGGGCACACGCGTGCTGCTGCCGGCCCTGCTCCCCGACAACGATCTGGACTGGGGCGCGTACACCGGCCAGGACTCGCTCACCCGGGTGCGCCACGGCGGGCGGATGGCCCTGCTCGAGCCGGCCGGGGAGCGCCTCGGGCCGGACGCCGTGACCGGAGCGGACGCCGTGCTGCTGCCGGGCCTGGCCGTGGACTCCCGCGGGATGCGGCTGGGGCGCGGCGGCGGCTCCTACGACCGGGTGCTGGCCCGGCTGGAGCGCGCGGGCGCGCACCCGGCCCTGGTGGTGCTGCTGTACGACACCGAGGTGGTCGAGCGGGTTCCCGAGGAACCCCACGACCGGCCCGTGCACGCGGTGGTGACCCCGTCGGGGGTACGGCGGTTCGGCTGA
- the galU gene encoding UTP--glucose-1-phosphate uridylyltransferase GalU, translated as MSQSHPRISKAVIPAAGLGTRFLPATKATPKEMLPVVDKPAIQYVVEEAAAAGLDDVLMVTGRNKRPLEDHFDRNYELESALDKKGDAARLAKVQESSDLATMHYVRQGDPKGLGHAVLCAAPHVGDEAFAVLLGDDLIDPRDCLLQRMIEVQEEHGGSVVALMEVAPEQIHLYGSAAVEATADSDVVRVSGLVEKPEPADAPSHYAIIGRYVLDPAVFDVLRKTEPGRGGEIQLTDALQQLAADEKIGGPVHGVVFKGRRYDTGDRGDYLRAIVRLACEREDLGPDFRTWLRHYVTEEMQER; from the coding sequence ATGAGTCAGTCGCACCCTCGGATCAGCAAGGCTGTCATCCCCGCAGCAGGCCTCGGCACCCGGTTCCTGCCGGCCACCAAGGCCACTCCCAAGGAGATGCTGCCGGTCGTCGACAAGCCGGCGATCCAGTACGTGGTCGAAGAGGCCGCAGCCGCCGGCCTCGATGACGTCCTCATGGTGACGGGCCGCAACAAGCGCCCCCTGGAGGACCATTTCGACCGTAATTACGAACTGGAGTCGGCCCTCGACAAGAAGGGTGACGCCGCCCGTCTCGCCAAGGTCCAGGAATCCAGTGACCTCGCGACCATGCACTACGTCCGCCAGGGCGACCCCAAGGGGCTCGGCCACGCCGTCCTGTGCGCCGCCCCGCACGTCGGCGACGAAGCCTTCGCCGTCCTCCTCGGCGACGACCTGATCGACCCGCGCGACTGCCTGCTCCAGCGCATGATCGAGGTCCAGGAGGAGCACGGCGGCAGCGTCGTCGCGCTCATGGAGGTCGCCCCGGAGCAGATCCACCTCTACGGCTCCGCCGCCGTCGAGGCCACCGCCGACTCCGACGTGGTCCGGGTCAGCGGCCTGGTGGAGAAGCCCGAACCGGCCGACGCCCCCTCCCACTACGCCATCATCGGCCGCTACGTCCTCGACCCGGCCGTCTTCGACGTACTGCGCAAGACCGAGCCGGGCCGCGGCGGCGAGATCCAGCTCACCGACGCCCTCCAGCAGCTGGCCGCGGACGAGAAGATCGGCGGCCCGGTGCACGGTGTGGTCTTCAAGGGCCGCCGCTATGACACCGGCGACCGAGGCGACTACCTGCGTGCCATTGTCCGACTCGCGTGCGAACGTGAAGACCTGGGCCCGGACTTCCGGACCTGGCTCCGTCATTACGTCACCGAGGAGATGCAGGAACGTTGA